A window from Acidimicrobiia bacterium encodes these proteins:
- a CDS encoding glucose 1-dehydrogenase, which yields MSGDLAGRVTLVTGAARGVGEATARRLAADGARVVLADVRDELGAAVAEDLAPVGRYEHLDVTDESAWRRVVDGIGGLEGRLDVLVNNAGILRVGGLVSTTPEAFLEVVRVNQLGPFLGMRAAAPLLIDSGCGSIVNVSSTQGIEGYAGLLAYVASKFALRGLTKAVALELAPHGVRVNSIHPTGVDTPMLAETWPALGGEQAAGVASSQIPLGRLCRPDEVAALVAFLASDQSSFSTGAEFLIDGGATAGPWQPRRRTGTEPGSRS from the coding sequence GTGAGCGGCGACCTCGCCGGCCGAGTGACGTTGGTCACCGGCGCCGCCCGCGGCGTCGGCGAGGCGACGGCGCGGCGGCTCGCCGCTGACGGGGCCCGCGTCGTCCTCGCGGACGTGCGGGACGAGCTCGGCGCGGCCGTCGCCGAGGACCTCGCCCCGGTCGGCCGCTACGAGCACCTCGACGTCACCGACGAGTCGGCGTGGCGACGAGTCGTCGACGGGATCGGCGGGCTCGAAGGGCGGCTCGACGTCCTCGTCAACAACGCCGGGATCCTGCGCGTCGGCGGACTGGTGTCCACCACCCCCGAGGCGTTCCTCGAGGTCGTGCGCGTGAACCAGCTCGGGCCCTTCCTCGGCATGCGCGCCGCCGCGCCCCTGCTCATCGACTCCGGCTGCGGCTCGATCGTCAACGTGTCGTCCACCCAGGGCATCGAGGGCTACGCCGGGCTGCTCGCGTACGTGGCCAGCAAGTTCGCCCTCCGCGGCCTGACCAAGGCGGTCGCCCTCGAGCTGGCGCCGCACGGGGTCCGGGTCAACTCGATCCACCCGACCGGCGTCGACACCCCGATGCTGGCCGAGACCTGGCCCGCGCTCGGCGGCGAGCAGGCCGCCGGCGTGGCCAGCTCGCAGATCCCGCTCGGGCGGCTCTGTCGCCCCGATGAGGTCGCGGCGCTCGTCGCGTTCCTCGCCTCCGACCAGTCGTCGTTCAGCACCGGCGCCGAGTTCCTCATCGACGGCGGCGCCACCGCCGGGCCGTGGCAGCCGCGGCGGCGGACCGGCACCGAGCCCGGGTCCCGTTCATAG
- a CDS encoding DUF3090 family protein, whose product MPDPIELDPVDGLGAGAVGEPGQRAFYLQARKERAQLTVLVEKEQVALLATEAVAFLDRIADEYPEDAVAVPSAEAELREPTVPLFRARLIGLGFDPDRQLVLIELRERSSDDEDEEEPAPAPEPAPADEEEGEGFVARLYATRPQVRAMAARGAAAVAAGRPACPLCDQPMDPAGHRCPRWN is encoded by the coding sequence ATGCCCGACCCGATCGAGCTCGACCCCGTCGACGGGCTCGGCGCCGGTGCCGTCGGCGAGCCGGGCCAGCGGGCCTTCTACCTGCAGGCCCGCAAGGAGCGGGCCCAGCTCACCGTGCTGGTCGAGAAGGAGCAGGTGGCCCTGCTCGCCACCGAGGCGGTGGCGTTCCTCGACCGGATCGCCGACGAGTACCCCGAGGACGCCGTCGCGGTGCCGAGCGCCGAGGCGGAGCTGCGGGAGCCCACCGTGCCGCTGTTCCGCGCCCGCCTCATCGGGCTGGGCTTCGACCCCGACCGCCAGCTCGTCCTCATCGAGCTGCGCGAGCGCTCCTCCGACGACGAGGACGAGGAGGAGCCCGCCCCGGCGCCCGAGCCGGCGCCGGCCGACGAGGAGGAGGGGGAGGGCTTCGTCGCCCGCCTCTACGCCACCCGGCCCCAGGTGCGGGCCATGGCCGCCCGGGGCGCCGCCGCCGTGGCCGCCGGTCGTCCGGCGTGCCCGCTCTGCGACCAGCCGATGGACCCCGCCGGCCACCGGTGCCCCCGCTGGAACTGA
- the purE gene encoding 5-(carboxyamino)imidazole ribonucleotide mutase, with product MGSDSDLRVMQDAVDVLAEFGVDHEVRVVSAHRTPDWLAEYAHDAAGRGLRVIIAGAGGAAHLPGMTAAMTTLPVIGVPVPLERLDGLDSLLSIVQMPRGVPVATVAIGNATNAALLAIRVLATTDEELRGRLERYQADLAAAVRARDDAVRGRA from the coding sequence ATGGGCAGCGACTCCGACCTGCGCGTCATGCAGGACGCGGTGGACGTGCTGGCCGAGTTCGGCGTGGACCACGAGGTGCGGGTCGTGTCCGCCCACCGGACCCCCGACTGGCTGGCTGAGTACGCGCACGACGCCGCCGGCCGCGGGCTCCGCGTGATCATCGCCGGCGCCGGCGGCGCCGCCCACCTGCCCGGGATGACCGCCGCCATGACGACGCTCCCGGTGATCGGCGTCCCCGTGCCGCTCGAGCGGCTCGACGGTCTCGATTCGCTGCTCTCGATCGTGCAGATGCCCCGCGGCGTGCCGGTGGCGACGGTCGCGATCGGGAACGCCACGAACGCGGCGCTGCTGGCGATTCGGGTCCTCGCCACCACCGACGAGGAGCTGCGAGGACGGCTCGAGCGGTACCAGGCCGATCTGGCGGCTGCGGTGCGGGCCCGGGACGACGCCGTCCGTGGCCGAGCCTGA
- the gmd gene encoding GDP-mannose 4,6-dehydratase: MRRALVTGITGQDGRHMSEFLTGKGYQVFGLVRGQNNPKIQLVQDENPSLELVEGDLRDLSSLIAALEHVQPDEVYNLGAMSFVALSFRQPELTADTTGLGVLRMLEAIRIVGGEDNPIRFYQASSSEIFGKVRETPQTENTPLHPRSPYGVAKVFGHSITVNYRESYGMHASSGICFNHESPRRGLEFVTRKITNGLARIKLGLQESLTLGNLDAARDWGYAGDYVEAMWLMLQQDEPDNYVIATGETHTIREFLDLAFRCADLDGWERYVRTDPRFERPAEVDLLCGDASKARERLGWKPQVTFAELVRMMYEADLAEEAARAELNR; the protein is encoded by the coding sequence ATGCGACGAGCGCTCGTCACCGGGATCACGGGCCAGGACGGCCGGCACATGTCGGAGTTCCTGACCGGCAAGGGCTACCAGGTCTTCGGGCTGGTCCGAGGTCAGAACAACCCGAAGATCCAGCTGGTGCAGGACGAGAACCCGTCCCTCGAGCTCGTCGAGGGGGACCTGCGGGACCTGTCGTCGCTGATCGCCGCGCTCGAGCACGTGCAGCCAGACGAGGTCTACAACCTCGGCGCGATGAGCTTCGTCGCCCTGTCGTTCCGCCAGCCCGAGCTCACCGCCGACACCACCGGGCTCGGGGTGCTCCGCATGCTCGAGGCCATCCGCATCGTCGGGGGGGAGGACAACCCGATCCGCTTCTACCAGGCGTCGTCCTCGGAGATCTTCGGGAAGGTGCGCGAGACCCCGCAGACCGAGAACACCCCGCTGCACCCCCGTTCTCCCTACGGGGTGGCGAAGGTGTTCGGCCACTCGATCACGGTCAACTACCGGGAGTCGTACGGGATGCACGCCTCGTCGGGCATCTGCTTCAACCACGAGTCGCCCCGCCGCGGTCTCGAGTTCGTGACCCGGAAGATCACCAACGGCCTGGCCCGGATCAAGCTCGGCCTCCAGGAGTCGCTCACCCTCGGCAACCTCGACGCGGCGAGGGACTGGGGCTACGCCGGCGACTACGTCGAGGCCATGTGGCTGATGCTCCAGCAGGACGAGCCGGACAACTACGTGATCGCCACCGGGGAGACCCACACGATCCGCGAGTTCCTCGACCTCGCCTTCCGGTGCGCCGACCTCGACGGCTGGGAGCGGTACGTGCGGACCGACCCCCGCTTCGAGCGCCCGGCCGAGGTGGACCTGCTCTGCGGCGACGCCTCGAAGGCGCGAGAGCGGCTCGGGTGGAAGCCGCAGGTCACCTTCGCCGAGCTGGTGCGGATGATGTACGAGGCCGACCTCGCGGAGGAAGCCGCGCGCGCCGAGCTCAACCGCTAG
- a CDS encoding FAD-dependent oxidoreductase has translation MTERLVVVGGDAAGMTAAATARRRRAAERLEIVALERGEYTSYSACGIPFLVAGVVEDPDALIARSPEEHRRRGIDVRTGHEAVAVDLERGAVRVRRRADGVETWEGFDRLVLGTGSTPRRPSLPGVDADGIYGVQTLGEGLVLRDALARRPQHAVLVGGGYVGLELGDALRHRGLEVTLVEASEQPMSTLDPEMGALVADALRAVGITVHVGEEVEGFDVEDGAVRAVRTSARTLPADVVILGLGVTPNVALAADAGLTVGTTGGIAVDDHARTSADGVFAAGDCAETFHRVSRRPVVVALGTHANKQGLVAGINATGGDAAFPGVVGTAAVKVCRYEVARTGLNEREAAEAGLDADAVSIEATSRAAYMPGAAPMRVRVVAERGSGRLLGAQIVGEEGAAKRIDALATAIWNEMTVEEVAWLDLSYAPPFGPVWDPTLVAARAARRR, from the coding sequence TTGACCGAGCGGCTCGTCGTCGTTGGTGGAGACGCCGCCGGCATGACCGCGGCCGCCACCGCCCGCCGGCGGCGCGCGGCCGAGCGGCTCGAGATCGTCGCCCTCGAGCGCGGCGAGTACACCTCCTACTCGGCGTGCGGGATCCCGTTCCTCGTCGCCGGCGTCGTCGAGGACCCGGACGCCCTCATCGCCCGGAGCCCCGAGGAGCACCGCCGACGCGGGATCGACGTGCGGACCGGCCACGAGGCGGTGGCCGTCGACCTCGAGCGCGGCGCGGTCCGGGTCCGCCGCCGGGCCGACGGGGTCGAGACGTGGGAGGGCTTCGACCGCCTGGTGCTCGGCACCGGGTCCACGCCCCGCCGGCCGTCCCTGCCGGGCGTGGACGCCGACGGGATCTACGGGGTCCAGACCCTCGGCGAGGGGCTGGTCCTGCGGGACGCGCTGGCCCGTCGGCCCCAACACGCGGTCCTGGTGGGCGGCGGGTACGTGGGCCTCGAACTCGGCGACGCCCTGCGCCACCGGGGCCTGGAGGTGACCCTCGTCGAGGCCTCGGAGCAGCCGATGAGCACCCTCGACCCGGAGATGGGCGCGCTCGTCGCCGACGCCCTCCGGGCCGTGGGCATCACCGTCCACGTCGGCGAGGAGGTCGAGGGCTTCGACGTCGAGGACGGCGCCGTGCGCGCGGTGCGGACCTCGGCCCGGACGCTGCCCGCCGACGTCGTGATCCTCGGCCTCGGCGTGACCCCGAACGTGGCGCTGGCCGCCGACGCCGGGCTCACGGTGGGGACCACCGGGGGGATCGCCGTCGACGACCACGCCCGCACCTCCGCCGACGGCGTCTTCGCCGCCGGCGACTGCGCCGAGACGTTCCACCGGGTGTCGAGGCGGCCCGTCGTCGTGGCGCTCGGGACGCACGCGAACAAGCAGGGCCTGGTCGCCGGCATCAACGCCACCGGCGGGGACGCCGCCTTCCCGGGGGTGGTCGGAACCGCGGCGGTCAAGGTGTGCCGCTACGAGGTGGCGCGAACCGGGCTCAACGAGCGCGAGGCCGCCGAGGCCGGCCTCGACGCCGACGCGGTGTCGATCGAGGCGACGAGCCGGGCCGCCTACATGCCGGGGGCAGCGCCGATGCGCGTGCGCGTCGTGGCGGAACGAGGCTCCGGGCGGCTGCTCGGCGCCCAGATCGTCGGCGAGGAAGGGGCGGCGAAGCGGATCGACGCCCTCGCCACCGCGATCTGGAACGAGATGACGGTCGAGGAGGTGGCGTGGCTCGACCTCTCGTACGCCCCGCCCTTCGGGCCGGTCTGGGACCCGACCCTCGTCGCGGCACGCGCCGCCCGTCGGCGCTGA
- a CDS encoding nitronate monooxygenase — translation MRTRLTDLLQIEYPVMLAGMGGVSYHRLVAAVSEAGGFGTLGAGAMSPDQVVDEIRATKALTAKPFGVDLLTALPAQMLESIDAIVDEKVPVFVAALGVPRDVIERCHRNNVLVVNMCGKVRHAVAAVEAGCDLVVAQGTEAGGHTGTVATFPLVPQVVDAVGDRVPVVAAGGIFDGRGLAAALTLGADGVWVGTRFIATPEARAVPGYKDALIRTPEDGTVVSRAFTGKTLRAVRNQTTQHYEDHPEELRPFPDQMLVSTGGGFLHLPQGDEATGVDPDRECYPAGQGIGAIHDLVPAGELVRRFVDEAERALDVAVSAR, via the coding sequence ATGCGCACTCGACTGACCGATCTGTTGCAGATCGAGTACCCGGTCATGCTCGCCGGCATGGGCGGCGTCTCTTACCACCGTCTGGTCGCCGCGGTGTCGGAGGCCGGCGGCTTCGGCACCCTCGGCGCCGGGGCGATGAGCCCCGACCAGGTCGTCGACGAGATCCGCGCCACGAAGGCGTTGACGGCGAAGCCCTTTGGCGTCGACCTGCTCACCGCGCTCCCCGCGCAGATGCTCGAGAGCATCGACGCGATCGTGGACGAGAAGGTGCCGGTCTTCGTCGCCGCGCTCGGCGTGCCGCGCGACGTCATCGAGCGCTGCCACCGCAACAACGTGCTGGTCGTGAACATGTGCGGCAAGGTGCGCCACGCCGTCGCCGCGGTCGAGGCCGGCTGCGACCTCGTCGTCGCCCAGGGCACCGAGGCCGGCGGCCACACCGGCACCGTGGCGACGTTCCCGCTGGTCCCCCAGGTCGTGGACGCGGTGGGGGACCGCGTGCCGGTGGTCGCCGCCGGCGGCATCTTCGACGGCCGCGGCCTGGCCGCCGCGTTGACGCTCGGCGCCGACGGCGTCTGGGTCGGCACCCGCTTCATCGCCACGCCGGAGGCCCGTGCCGTCCCGGGCTACAAGGACGCGCTGATCCGCACCCCCGAGGACGGCACCGTGGTGAGCCGGGCCTTCACCGGCAAGACGCTGCGGGCGGTGCGCAACCAGACCACCCAGCACTACGAGGACCACCCCGAGGAGCTGCGGCCCTTCCCCGACCAGATGCTCGTCTCCACCGGCGGCGGATTCCTGCACCTGCCCCAGGGCGACGAGGCCACCGGCGTCGACCCGGACCGCGAGTGCTACCCCGCCGGCCAGGGGATCGGCGCCATCCACGACCTCGTCCCGGCCGGCGAGCTGGTGCGCCGCTTCGTCGACGAGGCCGAGCGGGCCCTCGACGTCGCGGTCTCGGCTCGGTGA
- a CDS encoding AMP-binding protein, giving the protein MWPAPHAERRPEHPAVVMAGTGETVTYRALDDGSNRLAQLLFARGLRFGDHVAILMENHAQYLEVCWAAQRSGLYFTPINYHFNAEEVAYILDDCDAAALVVSSAFATPELAARLPARVVTRLCVGPKVPEGFEAYDEAVAAYPAEPLAEELEGHAMLYSSGTTGRPKGIKYRLERAPIGNPAAMLSGFATTYGLDEDSVYLSPAPLYHSAPLQFCIAVTRIGGTVIVLEHFDPEACLAAIERYRVTHAQFVPTMFVRMLKLPEDDRRAADLSSLRIAVHAAAPCPVEIKRQMIEWWGPILFEYYSATEGMGSTMITSQEWLAHPGSVGKPFASAVHILDDDGRECATGVAGVVWFEPGARTLSFEYHKDPEKTAHVRDDRGWASVGDIGYLDDDGYLYLTDRRDFMIVAGGVNIYPQEAENLLVTHPRVLDAAVFGIPDAEMGERVHAVVQPVEPATAGPELERELMGFCRTNLAHYKCPRAIDFEAELPRQPTGKLYKRLLRDRYWGSKQSRIV; this is encoded by the coding sequence ATGTGGCCCGCGCCGCACGCCGAGCGCCGCCCCGAGCATCCGGCCGTCGTCATGGCGGGCACGGGCGAGACGGTCACGTACCGCGCCCTCGACGACGGCTCGAACCGCCTGGCCCAGCTGCTCTTCGCCCGGGGCCTGCGGTTCGGCGACCACGTGGCGATCCTCATGGAGAACCACGCCCAGTACCTCGAGGTGTGCTGGGCCGCGCAGCGGTCCGGGCTCTACTTCACGCCGATCAACTACCACTTCAACGCCGAGGAGGTCGCCTACATCCTCGACGACTGCGACGCCGCCGCCCTCGTCGTGTCGAGCGCCTTCGCCACCCCGGAGCTGGCGGCCCGGCTCCCCGCGCGCGTCGTCACCCGCCTCTGCGTCGGTCCGAAGGTGCCGGAGGGGTTCGAGGCCTACGACGAGGCCGTGGCCGCGTATCCGGCCGAGCCGCTCGCCGAGGAGCTCGAGGGCCACGCCATGCTCTACTCGTCGGGCACCACGGGTCGGCCGAAGGGGATCAAGTATCGGCTCGAGCGCGCCCCGATCGGCAACCCGGCCGCGATGCTGAGCGGCTTCGCCACCACGTACGGGCTCGACGAGGACAGCGTGTACCTGTCGCCGGCGCCGCTGTACCACTCCGCGCCGCTCCAGTTCTGCATCGCGGTCACCCGCATCGGCGGCACCGTGATCGTCCTCGAGCACTTCGACCCCGAGGCGTGCCTGGCCGCGATCGAGCGTTACCGCGTCACCCACGCCCAGTTCGTCCCCACCATGTTCGTGCGGATGCTGAAGCTCCCCGAGGACGACCGACGCGCCGCCGACTTGTCATCGCTCCGCATCGCGGTGCACGCGGCGGCGCCGTGCCCGGTTGAGATCAAGCGTCAGATGATCGAGTGGTGGGGTCCGATCCTCTTCGAGTACTACAGCGCCACCGAGGGGATGGGCTCGACGATGATCACGAGCCAGGAGTGGCTCGCCCACCCGGGATCGGTCGGCAAGCCCTTCGCGTCGGCGGTGCACATCCTCGACGACGACGGCCGCGAGTGCGCGACCGGGGTCGCCGGGGTGGTGTGGTTCGAGCCCGGCGCGCGCACGCTCTCCTTCGAGTACCACAAGGACCCGGAGAAGACGGCCCACGTCCGCGACGACCGGGGCTGGGCGTCCGTCGGCGACATCGGCTACCTCGACGACGACGGCTACCTGTACCTGACCGACCGACGGGACTTCATGATCGTCGCTGGCGGCGTCAACATCTACCCCCAGGAGGCCGAGAACCTCCTCGTCACCCATCCGCGCGTGCTCGACGCGGCCGTGTTCGGCATCCCCGACGCGGAGATGGGCGAGCGGGTCCACGCGGTCGTGCAGCCGGTCGAGCCGGCGACGGCGGGCCCGGAGCTCGAACGCGAGCTCATGGGCTTCTGCCGGACCAACCTGGCGCACTACAAGTGCCCGCGCGCGATCGACTTCGAGGCCGAGCTGCCCCGCCAGCCCACCGGAAAGCTCTACAAGCGGCTGCTGCGGGACCGCTACTGGGGCTCGAAGCAGAGCCGCATCGTGTGA
- a CDS encoding acyl-CoA dehydrogenase family protein, with protein MDRRALRAEARAAFDELLTTGRPDRPVTVLGAGADDLAPGRAFLAALAPGGWVVPTWPGDAGGRDASVDDAGVIAEELARFETPDLYPYLVGLHVVGPTLLALATPDQRRRWLPAIVDGREIWCQLFSEPGAGSDLANVSARAERDGDTWRVTGQKVWSSRAAYAAWGFLLARTDPDVPKHRGITAFALDMRAPGVDVRPLRQMNGDAHFSEVFLDRAPLVDADRIGEPGAGWRVARTALANERGALGTVSAGTSVSSRRLAALARRRGRADEPVVRERVAAAHVASEVARLTRARARAQAEAGRTPGPEGSGAKLAASATFKALTEAGIGVLGPGGVAGADPTADEWRTLFLTAPSVSIRGGTDEIQRNIVGERVLGLPPEARVDTDRPWRDVPR; from the coding sequence ATGGACCGTCGCGCCCTCCGGGCCGAAGCCCGGGCCGCGTTCGACGAGCTGCTCACCACCGGTCGGCCGGACCGGCCCGTCACCGTGCTCGGGGCCGGCGCTGACGACCTCGCCCCCGGCCGGGCCTTCCTCGCCGCCCTGGCGCCCGGCGGCTGGGTGGTGCCGACGTGGCCCGGTGACGCCGGTGGCCGCGACGCCAGCGTCGACGACGCCGGCGTCATCGCCGAGGAGCTGGCCCGGTTCGAGACCCCGGACTTGTACCCCTACCTCGTCGGCCTCCACGTGGTCGGCCCCACCCTCCTGGCCCTCGCCACCCCCGACCAGCGCCGGCGGTGGCTCCCCGCGATCGTCGACGGACGCGAGATCTGGTGCCAGCTCTTCTCCGAGCCCGGCGCGGGGTCGGACCTCGCCAACGTCAGCGCCCGGGCCGAGCGCGACGGCGACACCTGGCGGGTGACGGGCCAGAAGGTGTGGAGCAGCCGCGCGGCGTACGCGGCGTGGGGCTTCCTCCTCGCCCGCACCGATCCCGACGTCCCGAAGCACCGCGGGATCACCGCCTTCGCGCTCGACATGCGCGCGCCCGGCGTCGACGTCCGCCCGCTGCGCCAGATGAACGGTGACGCCCACTTCAGCGAGGTCTTCCTCGATCGGGCGCCGCTCGTCGACGCCGACCGCATCGGCGAGCCCGGCGCCGGCTGGCGTGTCGCCCGGACCGCGCTCGCCAACGAGCGAGGCGCGCTCGGGACCGTCAGCGCCGGCACCTCCGTCTCGAGCCGCCGGCTGGCGGCGCTGGCCCGCCGCCGGGGTCGGGCCGACGAGCCGGTGGTGCGCGAGCGGGTCGCGGCCGCGCACGTGGCGTCGGAGGTGGCGCGCCTCACTCGGGCCCGGGCCCGGGCCCAGGCCGAGGCCGGCCGCACCCCGGGCCCCGAGGGCTCGGGCGCCAAGCTCGCGGCCAGCGCCACCTTCAAGGCGCTGACCGAGGCGGGGATCGGCGTGCTCGGGCCGGGTGGGGTAGCCGGCGCCGACCCGACCGCCGACGAGTGGCGGACGTTGTTCCTCACCGCGCCGTCGGTCTCGATCCGAGGCGGCACCGACGAGATCCAGCGCAACATCGTCGGCGAGCGGGTGCTGGGGCTGCCGCCCGAGGCCCGGGTCGACACCGACCGCCCGTGGCGAGACGTGCCGCGATGA
- a CDS encoding TIGR03084 family metal-binding protein, producing MSRPDYAGVLAALEAETAALDRVVADLSVDDWATPTPATGWDVRDSVAHLAFSEDLAWSALHEPDEFVTRREGLQDAGSDALVGAGRTMPGAEVRAWWLGSSAAVRAALARRAPRDRVVWMAGPMSAMSFVTARIMETWAHGQDVRDALGEPPEVSARLRHVADLGVRTRAFAYESRGLAPPTAAVRVELQGPDGEDWTWGEAGEDRVRGPALDFCLVVTQRANPADTALEVSGPVAEAWIAIAQAFAGPPTAQRPPRFS from the coding sequence GTGAGCCGCCCCGACTACGCCGGCGTGCTCGCCGCGCTCGAGGCCGAGACGGCGGCGCTCGATCGCGTCGTCGCCGACCTGAGCGTCGACGACTGGGCCACCCCCACGCCGGCCACGGGTTGGGACGTGCGCGATTCGGTGGCGCACCTCGCCTTCTCCGAGGACCTGGCCTGGTCGGCGCTCCACGAGCCCGACGAGTTCGTGACCCGGCGGGAGGGCCTCCAGGACGCCGGCAGCGACGCCCTGGTCGGGGCCGGACGGACGATGCCGGGCGCCGAGGTGCGCGCCTGGTGGCTCGGCTCGAGCGCGGCCGTCCGCGCCGCCCTCGCGCGCCGCGCGCCGCGCGACCGGGTGGTCTGGATGGCCGGGCCCATGTCGGCGATGTCGTTCGTCACCGCCCGGATCATGGAGACCTGGGCCCACGGCCAAGACGTCCGTGACGCCCTCGGCGAGCCGCCCGAGGTGTCGGCCCGGCTGCGACACGTCGCCGACCTCGGCGTGCGCACCCGGGCCTTCGCCTACGAGTCGCGGGGGCTGGCGCCCCCGACCGCCGCCGTCCGAGTCGAGCTGCAGGGACCGGACGGCGAGGACTGGACCTGGGGCGAGGCCGGCGAGGACCGGGTCCGCGGCCCGGCGCTCGACTTCTGCCTCGTCGTCACGCAGCGGGCCAACCCGGCCGACACCGCCCTCGAGGTCTCCGGCCCCGTCGCCGAGGCGTGGATCGCGATCGCGCAAGCCTTCGCGGGCCCGCCGACGGCGCAGCGGCCGCCCCGCTTCTCCTGA
- a CDS encoding DUF3151 family protein, translating into MADLPVHLRPGGLDETVLDPEPRDALAALSAALEAPTTSRREAVAAVVARWPACLDAWARLGDLARDDVEAYACYRVAYHRGLDRLRAAGWRGSGYVRWAHPENRGFLRALDGLRRAAAALGEAPEVERAVAFRRQLDPDWAGFGPTDAR; encoded by the coding sequence GTGGCCGACCTGCCCGTGCACCTGCGTCCCGGCGGGCTCGACGAGACCGTGCTCGACCCGGAGCCGCGTGACGCGCTCGCGGCCCTCTCGGCGGCCCTCGAGGCTCCGACCACGTCGCGGCGGGAGGCGGTGGCGGCCGTCGTGGCCCGCTGGCCCGCCTGCCTCGACGCCTGGGCTCGGCTCGGCGACCTGGCGCGGGACGACGTCGAGGCGTACGCCTGCTACCGCGTCGCCTACCACCGCGGGCTCGACCGGCTCCGGGCGGCCGGGTGGCGGGGCTCGGGCTACGTGCGCTGGGCCCACCCCGAGAACCGGGGCTTCCTCCGCGCCCTCGACGGGCTCCGCCGGGCCGCCGCCGCCCTCGGCGAGGCACCCGAGGTCGAGCGGGCGGTCGCCTTCCGCCGGCAGCTGGACCCGGACTGGGCTGGCTTCGGGCCCACCGACGCCCGATAG
- a CDS encoding MSMEG_4193 family putative phosphomutase — protein MPEATTVRPPVDAPAPDGSAPPARPAPVTRLVLARHAVTAQTGPQLSGRQPGIDLSEEGRRQAEALADRLADLPVAAVYASPIERTTQTARAVAERHGLEVQALDGVLEADYGEWTGQQLAELAKTDLWKVVQRAPSRARFPGGESLAAMQARMVAALDAVVAAHAGELVVVVSHADPIKAAIAHYTGVHLDLFQRIVISPASVSAFAFSGYGVAMLTCNDTGSLDDLRPAPPTDEGPASDGEEQP, from the coding sequence ATGCCCGAGGCGACGACCGTCCGCCCGCCTGTCGACGCGCCCGCTCCCGACGGCAGCGCGCCGCCGGCGCGTCCGGCACCGGTCACCCGCCTCGTGCTGGCCCGCCACGCGGTGACGGCCCAGACCGGCCCGCAGCTGTCGGGCCGCCAGCCCGGCATCGACCTGTCGGAGGAGGGGCGACGGCAGGCCGAGGCGCTCGCCGACCGCCTGGCCGACCTGCCCGTCGCCGCCGTCTACGCGAGCCCGATCGAGCGGACGACCCAGACCGCCCGCGCCGTCGCCGAGCGGCACGGGCTCGAGGTCCAGGCCCTCGACGGGGTGCTCGAGGCCGACTACGGGGAGTGGACGGGCCAGCAGCTCGCCGAGCTGGCCAAGACCGACCTCTGGAAGGTGGTGCAGCGGGCCCCGTCCCGGGCCCGCTTCCCGGGCGGCGAATCGCTGGCGGCCATGCAGGCCCGCATGGTCGCGGCCCTCGACGCCGTCGTCGCCGCCCACGCCGGCGAGCTCGTGGTGGTCGTGTCGCACGCCGACCCGATCAAGGCCGCGATCGCCCACTACACCGGCGTGCACCTGGACCTCTTCCAGCGCATCGTGATCTCCCCGGCGTCGGTGAGCGCCTTCGCCTTCTCCGGGTACGGGGTCGCCATGCTCACGTGCAACGACACCGGGTCGCTCGACGACCTGCGTCCCGCTCCCCCCACCGACGAGGGCCCGGCGTCGGACGGCGAGGAGCAGCCGTGA
- a CDS encoding enoyl-CoA hydratase-related protein, whose protein sequence is MSGPTVLVDVADGVARVTLNRPDVANAIDPGLADALADATRGLRARDDVRVVLLAGAGARFCGGGDVRGFAAAGQQLGEHLRRILTPLHRAVADLDAIGAPVVAAVQGTAAGAGLALVAGADLVVAAAGTRFVLAYTGIGLVPDGGSTWHLPRLLGRRRAAELAFTNRVLDADEARDWGLVTRVVPGDQLAAEVDGLVASLAAGPAVALRATKRLLRDPSPSLDEQLAREAAAMAHAGGTADAWEGAAAFVAKRPPVFGRG, encoded by the coding sequence ATGAGCGGGCCGACGGTCCTCGTCGACGTGGCCGACGGCGTGGCCCGGGTGACACTGAACCGTCCCGACGTCGCCAACGCCATCGACCCGGGACTCGCCGACGCGCTGGCCGACGCCACGCGGGGGCTGCGCGCCCGTGACGACGTGCGCGTCGTCCTCCTCGCCGGCGCCGGCGCGCGCTTCTGCGGCGGCGGCGACGTGCGCGGGTTCGCCGCCGCCGGCCAGCAGCTCGGCGAGCACCTCCGCCGCATCCTGACCCCGCTGCACCGCGCCGTCGCCGACCTCGACGCGATCGGTGCGCCCGTCGTCGCGGCCGTGCAGGGCACCGCCGCCGGGGCGGGGCTGGCGCTCGTCGCCGGCGCCGACCTCGTCGTGGCGGCCGCAGGAACCCGCTTCGTGCTCGCGTACACCGGCATCGGCCTCGTTCCCGACGGCGGCTCGACCTGGCACCTGCCGCGGCTGCTCGGACGGCGGCGCGCCGCCGAGCTCGCGTTCACGAACCGGGTGCTCGACGCCGACGAGGCGCGGGACTGGGGGCTCGTCACCCGCGTGGTGCCCGGCGACCAGCTGGCCGCCGAGGTCGACGGCCTCGTCGCCAGCCTGGCGGCGGGACCGGCGGTGGCGCTGCGCGCCACGAAGCGGCTCCTCCGCGACCCGTCCCCGTCCCTCGACGAGCAGCTGGCCCGGGAGGCCGCCGCGATGGCGCACGCGGGCGGGACGGCGGACGCGTGGGAGGGCGCGGCCGCCTTCGTGGCGAAGCGCCCGCCGGTCTTCGGGCGGGGGTGA